One stretch of Hymenobacter chitinivorans DSM 11115 DNA includes these proteins:
- a CDS encoding ABC transporter transmembrane domain-containing protein, with product MATKQLALPPPTPWQRLTRMLDPERRSIRYILFYAIATGLISLTLPLGTQAVFNLVSTGAVFSSTYILIGVVVVGVLLAGLLLIGQFTLVEAMEQRLFAKAAIEYAYRLPRIDPKALEGENPPELVNRFFDILTVQKGLTKLLIDLMFAGIQILFGVIVLSFYHPVFVGLGLTILVLLALVFFLNYRRALRTSIEESAYKYAAVGWLERVAGTLPEFRHNPTAQQQALDRTDELTAQYLRARNSHFRVLKNYYGWGIALRTLLTGGLLIAGTLFVVSRQMTLGQFVAAEVLIVQISSSIEKLMTGLATVFDMLTGVEKLAAVTDLPLVENAQTAASHA from the coding sequence ATGGCCACCAAACAACTGGCGTTGCCCCCGCCTACTCCCTGGCAGCGGCTTACCCGCATGCTCGACCCCGAGCGCCGCTCCATCCGCTACATTCTTTTTTACGCCATTGCCACCGGCCTGATTAGCCTGACGCTGCCGCTGGGCACCCAGGCCGTGTTCAACCTGGTGTCGACCGGGGCCGTGTTCAGCTCCACCTACATCCTGATTGGGGTGGTCGTAGTGGGCGTGCTGCTGGCCGGCTTGCTGCTCATTGGGCAGTTTACGCTGGTGGAAGCCATGGAGCAGCGCCTGTTTGCCAAGGCTGCCATCGAGTACGCCTACCGCCTGCCCCGCATCGACCCCAAGGCCCTGGAAGGCGAAAATCCGCCGGAGCTGGTCAACCGCTTCTTCGACATTCTGACGGTGCAAAAAGGGCTGACCAAGCTGCTGATTGATTTGATGTTTGCCGGCATCCAGATTCTGTTCGGCGTCATCGTGCTGTCGTTTTACCACCCCGTCTTCGTGGGGCTGGGCCTGACTATCCTGGTATTGCTGGCCTTGGTGTTCTTTTTAAACTACCGCCGGGCCCTGCGCACCAGCATCGAGGAATCGGCTTACAAGTACGCGGCCGTAGGGTGGCTGGAACGGGTAGCCGGTACGCTACCGGAGTTTCGCCACAACCCCACCGCCCAGCAGCAGGCCCTGGACCGCACCGACGAGCTGACGGCCCAGTACCTGCGGGCCCGCAACAGCCACTTCCGGGTGCTCAAAAACTACTACGGCTGGGGCATTGCCCTGCGCACCCTACTCACCGGCGGCCTGCTGATTGCCGGCACCCTGTTCGTGGTGTCGCGGCAGATGACGCTGGGCCAGTTTGTGGCCGCCGAAGTGCTGATTGTGCAGATCAGCAGCTCGATTGAGAAGCTGATGACCGGTCTGGCCACCGTATTCGATATGCTGACCGGGGTGGAGAAGCTGGCCGCCGTGACTGACCTGCCCCTCGTGGAAAACGCTCAAACCGCCGCCAGCCATGCTTAA
- a CDS encoding sigma 54-interacting transcriptional regulator translates to MKSTDIRTLGDLKKSGYQPRSVKQELRDNLIAKLQAKEDVFPGIYGYEETVIPDLQRAILSMHHINLLGLRGQAKTRIARLMVDLLDEYIPVVEGSELNDDPLEPLSIYAKNLIAEKGDATPVAWLHRSDRYTEKLATPDVSVADLIGDADPIKAATLKLPYSDERVIHFGLIPRSHRGIFVINELPDLQARIQVSLFNILQEGDIQIRGFKVRLPLDIQFVFTANPEDYTNRGSIVTPLKDRIDSQIITHYPKSIEIGKRITKQEARIKPEQKGMVVSNEIIHDLVEQVAVEARGSEFVDAKSGVSARLTIAAYESLVSAAERRALINGEKKTYVRIADFLAAVPALTGKVELVYEGEQEGAGIVAEKLMGKAIRTLFLNYFPDPDKQKKKKNIPNPYKEVQDWFGAGNTVDVLNDASDKDYHKALEQVPGLRNIVTFLHPNEDTDTTWFLMEFCLHGLAEHSLISRNRVTAGTQFKDLLSSMFTMPSFGGDDDEDEEEKPRRRR, encoded by the coding sequence ATGAAATCAACTGACATCCGTACCCTCGGTGACTTGAAAAAGTCCGGCTACCAGCCCCGTTCCGTCAAGCAAGAGCTGCGCGACAACCTGATTGCCAAGCTCCAGGCCAAGGAAGACGTGTTTCCCGGCATCTACGGCTACGAGGAAACCGTGATTCCCGACCTGCAGCGCGCCATCCTGAGCATGCACCACATCAACCTGCTCGGACTGCGCGGGCAGGCCAAAACCCGCATTGCCCGCCTCATGGTGGACCTGCTCGACGAGTACATTCCCGTCGTGGAAGGCTCTGAGCTCAACGACGACCCGCTGGAGCCCTTGAGCATCTACGCCAAAAACCTGATTGCCGAGAAAGGCGACGCTACGCCCGTAGCCTGGCTGCACCGCTCGGACCGCTACACCGAGAAGCTGGCTACCCCCGACGTATCGGTGGCCGACCTCATCGGCGACGCCGACCCCATCAAGGCGGCCACGCTCAAGCTGCCCTACTCCGACGAGCGGGTGATTCACTTCGGCCTGATTCCCCGCTCGCACCGCGGTATTTTTGTGATTAACGAGCTGCCCGACCTGCAGGCCCGCATCCAGGTGTCGCTCTTCAACATCCTGCAGGAAGGCGACATCCAGATTCGCGGCTTCAAGGTGCGGCTGCCGCTGGATATCCAGTTCGTATTCACGGCCAACCCCGAGGACTACACCAACCGCGGCTCCATCGTGACGCCCCTCAAGGACCGGATTGATTCCCAGATTATCACGCACTATCCCAAGAGCATCGAAATCGGGAAGCGCATCACCAAGCAGGAAGCCCGCATCAAGCCCGAGCAGAAGGGCATGGTGGTCAGCAACGAAATCATCCACGACCTTGTGGAGCAGGTGGCCGTCGAGGCCCGGGGTTCGGAGTTCGTCGATGCCAAGAGCGGCGTGTCGGCCCGCCTCACCATTGCCGCCTACGAAAGCCTGGTGAGTGCCGCCGAGCGGCGCGCGTTGATCAACGGCGAGAAGAAAACCTACGTGCGCATTGCCGACTTCCTGGCCGCCGTGCCCGCTCTTACCGGCAAGGTGGAGCTGGTGTATGAAGGCGAGCAGGAGGGAGCTGGCATCGTGGCCGAGAAGCTGATGGGCAAAGCCATCCGCACGCTCTTCCTCAACTACTTCCCCGACCCCGACAAGCAGAAGAAAAAGAAGAACATCCCGAACCCCTACAAGGAGGTGCAGGACTGGTTCGGGGCCGGCAACACGGTGGACGTGCTCAACGACGCCTCCGACAAGGACTACCACAAAGCCCTGGAGCAGGTGCCCGGCCTGCGCAACATCGTGACCTTTTTGCACCCCAACGAGGACACGGACACGACCTGGTTCCTGATGGAGTTCTGCCTGCACGGCCTGGCCGAGCACAGCCTGATTTCGCGCAACCGCGTCACGGCCGGCACCCAGTTCAAGGACCTCTTGTCGTCGATGTTCACCATGCCCAGCTTCGGCGGCGACGACGACGAGGACGAGGAAGAAAAGCCCCGCCGCCGCCGGTAG
- a CDS encoding Eco57I restriction-modification methylase domain-containing protein, whose translation MPELLPLFPGKELPAPFAKFKPDTVVPDFAERVRHLRHWQQAIKDRYVHDRKEEVLQAEFLNLIFGQVLGYEYQATTHRQLELELKTLTDGTKPDGALGEFVAKPSGGLGGPVRAVIELKDARTALDAKQRRSTGGRAETPVEQAFSYPSKYGATCRWVMVSNFIELRLYAANDQLRAVVFNLETLPDDEDQLRRFFALLLPQHLLPAPGRAEAPLDEALQQRQQEERKITKEFYEDYKAARHQLLEHLIEQNPDVAPLELLQHTQKLLDRVIFVCFCEDKHIIPYHTFRRLLTNVRENNFDPTDEEKIYRTVKGLFRSIDQGNPAANINRFNGGLFAPDEALDKLTIKDRTLASVIGLETYNFDSQLNVNILGHIFEQSLSDLELERARLSGQAHDPKQGKRKQDGIFYTPEYITRYIVRQAVGGWLQERRREAGLEQLPELDEKDRASIRLDQRSLGRVIKPRDRVQKHIDAWELYKEKLTSIRVLDPACGSGAFLTEAFNFLYKEGQEVNDKLAQLKAGYFSTTDFDRHILQHNLYGVDLNPESVDITRLSLWLQTANPGKPLTSLDHSIRCGNSLISDPAVAGDRAFDWQAAFPEVFEQGGFDVVIGNPPYGASFTESEKGYISSSFKSYRYKFESYIYFIEKAFDLMRPEAYLSYITPELWLRLENSYPIREIIAKHHGFVSISLFGDHVFQDAIVNTVSFLIKKDGNEGRTHTSVYHGEVEWLIETSDWTTSKNFTIDYTLSPLKKEVINRIRSVSKVLGDFGRLTQGITPYDKARGQDADTIKNRAYHFNLQKDETCGKWLDGENINRYSQTWNKEWLSYGSWLGAARDAWFFTGPRLLFREVPGGNKRIQACYVEDTFYHGHSITPFKLSDPDYALSHFLLSIANSKLLSWYSSIMLPNFSKEVFPKLNPQDIKLLPIPNISPAEQQPFITAAEALLSGHKELHEAEAKFGRLVRAELGVTQPLSGKLALTQPWPVWSTALEKARGRKLTLAEKSDWVEYFTEFQSKQEQQRTALRQQDEALDKLVYALYQLTPAEIALVEGKPAPTE comes from the coding sequence ATGCCCGAGTTGTTACCCTTGTTTCCGGGAAAAGAACTGCCCGCTCCCTTTGCCAAGTTTAAACCCGATACCGTCGTCCCCGATTTTGCCGAGCGGGTGCGCCACCTGCGCCACTGGCAGCAGGCCATCAAGGACCGCTACGTGCACGACCGCAAGGAGGAAGTGCTGCAGGCGGAGTTTCTGAACCTGATCTTCGGGCAGGTGCTCGGCTACGAGTACCAGGCCACCACCCACCGCCAGCTGGAGCTGGAGCTCAAAACCCTGACCGACGGCACCAAGCCCGACGGGGCCCTGGGCGAGTTCGTGGCCAAGCCCAGCGGCGGGCTAGGTGGGCCAGTACGGGCCGTAATCGAGCTCAAGGACGCCCGCACGGCCCTCGACGCGAAGCAGCGCCGCAGCACCGGCGGCCGGGCCGAAACCCCGGTGGAGCAGGCCTTCAGCTACCCCAGCAAGTACGGCGCGACCTGCCGCTGGGTGATGGTGTCCAACTTTATCGAGCTGCGCCTGTACGCGGCCAACGACCAGCTGCGGGCCGTGGTCTTCAACCTCGAAACCCTGCCCGACGACGAGGACCAGCTCCGGCGCTTTTTTGCCCTGCTGCTGCCCCAGCACTTGCTGCCCGCGCCCGGCCGGGCCGAGGCCCCGCTGGATGAGGCCCTGCAGCAGCGCCAGCAAGAAGAGCGCAAAATCACGAAGGAGTTCTACGAAGACTATAAAGCGGCTCGCCACCAGCTCCTGGAGCACCTCATTGAGCAGAACCCCGACGTGGCCCCGCTGGAGCTGCTGCAGCACACCCAAAAGCTGCTGGATCGGGTGATTTTTGTGTGCTTCTGCGAAGACAAGCACATCATTCCCTACCACACGTTTCGGCGGCTGCTGACCAACGTGCGGGAAAACAACTTCGACCCCACCGACGAAGAGAAGATTTACCGGACGGTGAAGGGCCTGTTTCGCAGCATCGACCAGGGCAACCCCGCCGCCAACATCAACCGCTTCAACGGCGGCCTCTTTGCGCCCGATGAGGCCCTGGACAAGCTCACTATCAAGGACCGGACGCTGGCCTCGGTTATCGGATTGGAGACCTACAACTTCGATTCGCAGCTGAACGTGAACATCCTGGGCCACATCTTCGAGCAGAGTCTCTCGGATCTGGAGCTGGAGCGGGCCCGCCTCAGCGGGCAGGCCCACGACCCCAAGCAGGGCAAGCGCAAGCAGGACGGCATTTTCTACACCCCCGAGTACATCACCCGCTACATCGTGCGGCAGGCCGTGGGCGGGTGGCTGCAGGAGCGCCGCCGCGAGGCCGGCCTGGAGCAGCTGCCCGAGCTCGACGAAAAGGACCGTGCAAGTATTCGACTCGATCAACGTAGCCTTGGTCGTGTTATCAAACCAAGGGACCGAGTTCAAAAGCATATTGATGCTTGGGAGCTATATAAGGAAAAGCTGACAAGTATTCGAGTCCTTGATCCAGCTTGCGGCTCTGGAGCTTTTCTGACGGAAGCGTTCAATTTCCTGTATAAAGAGGGACAAGAAGTGAACGATAAGTTAGCTCAGCTAAAAGCCGGTTACTTCAGTACCACGGACTTCGACCGCCACATTCTGCAGCACAACCTCTACGGCGTAGACCTCAACCCCGAGTCGGTGGACATTACGCGCCTGAGCCTATGGCTGCAAACTGCCAACCCCGGCAAGCCCCTCACCTCCCTCGACCACAGCATCCGCTGCGGCAACTCCCTCATCAGTGACCCCGCCGTAGCCGGCGACCGGGCCTTCGACTGGCAAGCCGCCTTCCCCGAAGTGTTTGAGCAAGGCGGGTTTGACGTGGTGATTGGCAACCCGCCGTATGGGGCATCATTTACAGAATCGGAGAAAGGATATATCAGTTCCTCATTCAAATCATACCGCTATAAGTTTGAGAGCTACATATACTTCATTGAAAAGGCTTTTGACCTTATGAGACCAGAAGCATACTTGAGCTATATCACTCCTGAACTCTGGCTAAGACTTGAGAATAGCTACCCTATTCGCGAGATAATTGCGAAGCATCATGGCTTCGTATCGATTTCCCTCTTTGGGGACCATGTCTTTCAAGATGCAATTGTTAACACTGTAAGCTTTCTGATCAAGAAAGATGGGAACGAAGGCCGCACACATACATCAGTATATCATGGAGAAGTAGAATGGCTGATAGAAACCTCCGATTGGACTACAAGCAAGAATTTTACAATTGACTATACATTGAGTCCTTTAAAAAAAGAGGTCATCAATCGGATAAGGAGTGTATCAAAGGTGCTTGGTGATTTTGGGCGTCTAACACAAGGAATCACTCCATATGACAAGGCAAGAGGCCAAGATGCTGACACTATCAAGAACAGAGCGTATCACTTCAATTTACAGAAGGACGAAACCTGTGGTAAATGGCTAGATGGTGAGAATATCAATCGGTACTCTCAAACCTGGAATAAAGAGTGGCTTAGCTATGGCTCGTGGTTAGGAGCGGCCCGAGATGCTTGGTTTTTTACCGGTCCTAGGCTCCTGTTTCGCGAGGTTCCTGGCGGAAACAAGCGAATTCAAGCTTGCTATGTTGAGGACACATTTTATCATGGGCATAGCATAACTCCCTTCAAATTATCTGATCCTGACTACGCTCTTTCACACTTCCTCTTATCTATTGCCAATTCAAAATTATTGAGTTGGTATAGTAGCATCATGCTTCCAAACTTCTCCAAAGAAGTTTTTCCGAAGCTGAACCCCCAAGACATAAAACTTCTTCCCATCCCCAACATCTCCCCCGCCGAGCAGCAGCCCTTTATCACTGCGGCTGAGGCGTTGCTTTCGGGGCACAAGGAGCTGCACGAGGCGGAGGCGAAGTTTGGGCGGCTGGTGCGGGCCGAGCTGGGGGTAACGCAGCCCCTGAGCGGCAAGCTGGCCCTCACCCAGCCCTGGCCGGTGTGGAGCACGGCCCTGGAAAAAGCCCGGGGCCGCAAGCTCACCCTGGCCGAGAAAAGTGACTGGGTGGAGTACTTCACCGAGTTTCAGAGCAAGCAGGAGCAGCAGCGCACCGCCCTGCGCCAGCAGGATGAAGCCCTGGATAAGCTGGTATATGCCCTGTATCAGCTCACCCCCGCCGAAATAGCGCTAGTCGAAGGCAAGCCCGCCCCTACCGAGTAG
- a CDS encoding ADP-ribosyltransferase family protein, giving the protein MHQRKLLAYIKRNLPDAFRAVQTGRRAEALPQLSAADKAVIYCYTDDGYDALNQALYTNGGRNTSLFGQA; this is encoded by the coding sequence ATGCACCAACGCAAACTGCTTGCTTACATAAAAAGAAACCTGCCCGACGCATTCCGCGCCGTCCAGACCGGCCGCCGGGCCGAGGCCTTACCCCAGCTTTCTGCCGCCGACAAGGCGGTTATTTATTGCTACACCGACGATGGCTATGATGCCTTAAACCAGGCACTGTACACCAACGGAGGCCGTAATACCTCCCTGTTTGGGCAGGCGTAG
- a CDS encoding ADP-ribosyltransferase domain-containing protein, whose protein sequence is MQQYRARVQDRQPVSWPAFLSASYKVSTARKYLYTPKNCLLIIQSRTGRLIEELSRFGVDGQNEHEVLFAPNTQFEVVEVADETGYTRIVLDEL, encoded by the coding sequence GTGCAGCAGTACCGGGCCCGCGTTCAGGATAGGCAGCCCGTTAGCTGGCCCGCCTTCCTCTCGGCTAGCTATAAGGTGAGTACGGCCCGGAAATACCTATATACTCCAAAAAATTGTTTACTTATCATCCAGTCACGGACCGGCCGTCTCATTGAAGAACTATCAAGATTCGGCGTTGACGGACAAAACGAGCACGAAGTGCTATTTGCTCCTAATACCCAGTTTGAGGTAGTGGAGGTAGCGGATGAAACCGGCTACACCCGTATCGTGTTGGACGAACTGTAG
- a CDS encoding helix-turn-helix domain-containing protein, with protein sequence MPRKSISSTTLVAQVRKHFGLDQQELADYLGISRPYVADIEAGRRVLTGRVLLRLNPLAALLPADAPARPAPPTPEVPPPGTPAAGLLTERLRACQHQAGKLRQELEKLAATHAQARRWQQVLPGLLAAPGLPAVLTTPAETTRTRQWLLERQQQAHATLHDADDTARYHLLRLRAEALEMEAAGLAELLSAGAAANRSSR encoded by the coding sequence ATGCCCCGTAAGTCTATTTCATCCACCACCCTGGTAGCTCAGGTGCGCAAGCACTTCGGCCTCGACCAGCAAGAGCTAGCCGACTACTTAGGCATCAGCCGGCCCTACGTAGCCGATATCGAAGCCGGGCGCCGGGTGCTTACCGGCCGCGTACTGCTGCGCCTCAACCCCCTGGCCGCCCTGCTGCCCGCCGACGCCCCGGCCCGGCCGGCTCCACCCACGCCTGAAGTACCCCCACCCGGCACCCCGGCCGCCGGCCTGCTCACCGAGCGGCTCCGGGCCTGCCAGCACCAGGCCGGCAAGCTGCGCCAAGAACTAGAGAAACTAGCCGCGACTCACGCCCAGGCCCGGCGCTGGCAGCAGGTGCTGCCCGGCCTGCTGGCCGCTCCCGGCTTGCCCGCCGTGCTGACCACGCCGGCCGAAACTACCCGCACCCGGCAGTGGCTGCTGGAGCGGCAGCAGCAGGCCCACGCTACGCTGCACGATGCCGACGACACCGCCCGCTACCACCTGCTGCGGCTGCGGGCCGAAGCCCTGGAAATGGAGGCGGCGGGCCTGGCCGAACTGCTCTCAGCGGGGGCAGCAGCTAACCGTTCGAGCCGCTAA
- a CDS encoding aspartate/glutamate racemase family protein, translated as MKQKKIGLVGGISWVSTLDYYRLINEGVNDKLGGLHFAELLRDACLSLKRADAAAIALCANTAHLFADRLEAELDLPFIHIVTETAKVLRREGHTTIGLLGTKFTMEMPFYRERLEAFGITVLTPASPETRDYVQVTVKEELGRGLIRPETKARYLEITQELVGAGATALVLGCTEIPLLISQADFSIPVFDTVQIHSAAIVDYIVS; from the coding sequence ATGAAACAAAAGAAAATCGGGTTGGTGGGCGGTATCAGCTGGGTGTCGACCCTGGACTATTACCGGCTCATCAACGAAGGCGTGAATGACAAGCTGGGCGGGCTCCACTTCGCCGAGCTGCTGCGCGACGCCTGCCTCAGCCTCAAGCGCGCCGATGCCGCGGCCATTGCCCTCTGCGCCAATACCGCCCACCTGTTTGCCGACCGGCTGGAGGCCGAGCTGGACCTGCCTTTCATTCACATCGTGACGGAAACGGCGAAAGTGCTGCGGCGGGAAGGGCACACTACCATCGGGCTGCTGGGCACCAAGTTCACCATGGAAATGCCCTTCTACCGGGAGCGGCTGGAGGCGTTTGGCATCACCGTGCTAACTCCTGCGTCGCCGGAAACCCGGGACTACGTGCAGGTTACCGTCAAGGAGGAACTGGGCCGGGGGCTCATTAGGCCCGAAACCAAAGCCCGCTACCTCGAAATTACTCAGGAGCTGGTCGGCGCCGGGGCTACGGCCCTGGTGCTGGGCTGCACCGAAATTCCCCTGCTCATCAGCCAGGCCGACTTTTCCATCCCGGTGTTCGACACGGTTCAGATTCACTCCGCCGCCATCGTGGACTACATTGTCTCGTAA
- a CDS encoding helix-turn-helix domain-containing protein, with translation MRRFRTISEFHAFRQLPAPQHPLLSVVDVGAVPPLTDEEPTSMVFDFYCISVKRMHNMSMKYGQHSFDFNEGVMSFMAPNQVFSLAVSDQAEEVRKSGWVIYLHPDFLWNTPLATTIQQHDFWDYSLKEALFLSAKEEAAILSLVFAIEQEYASTIDQFSKPIIISHLESLLQYADRFYHRQFLTREKANHEVLDQVDALLQAYFNRPDLAEQGLPTVHYVADCLHLSPKYLSNLLRVVTGQNTQQHIHARLIAKAKEKLTATTRTVSEIAYELGFEHVPSFSKLFKAKTNLSPLEFRASFT, from the coding sequence ATGAGGCGCTTCCGCACGATCAGCGAGTTTCACGCGTTTCGGCAGCTGCCCGCGCCCCAGCATCCGCTGCTCAGCGTGGTGGACGTGGGCGCCGTGCCGCCCCTCACGGACGAGGAGCCGACGAGCATGGTGTTCGACTTTTACTGCATTTCCGTCAAGCGCATGCACAATATGAGCATGAAATACGGGCAGCATTCGTTCGATTTCAACGAAGGTGTTATGTCGTTCATGGCGCCCAATCAGGTGTTCAGCCTGGCGGTGAGTGACCAGGCCGAGGAAGTGAGAAAGTCGGGCTGGGTAATCTACCTCCACCCCGATTTCCTCTGGAACACGCCGCTGGCCACTACCATCCAGCAGCACGATTTCTGGGATTATTCGCTCAAGGAAGCCCTGTTTCTGTCGGCGAAGGAGGAAGCCGCCATTCTGAGCCTGGTCTTCGCCATCGAGCAGGAGTATGCGTCCACCATCGACCAGTTTAGCAAGCCCATTATCATCTCCCACCTGGAAAGCCTGCTCCAGTACGCCGACCGGTTTTATCACCGCCAGTTCCTGACCCGTGAAAAGGCCAACCACGAGGTGCTCGACCAGGTGGACGCCCTGCTCCAGGCCTACTTCAACCGCCCTGACTTGGCCGAGCAAGGCCTGCCCACCGTGCACTACGTGGCCGATTGCCTGCACCTCTCGCCCAAGTACCTGAGCAATTTGCTGCGCGTCGTGACGGGCCAGAACACCCAGCAGCACATTCACGCCCGGCTGATTGCCAAGGCCAAAGAAAAGCTCACGGCCACCACCCGCACCGTGAGCGAAATTGCCTACGAGCTGGGTTTCGAGCACGTGCCCTCGTTCAGCAAGCTCTTCAAGGCCAAAACCAACCTCTCGCCCCTGGAATTCCGGGCCTCGTTTACCTGA
- a CDS encoding NADP-dependent oxidoreductase — translation MQAVRIHAFGGAEVLQLQNDVARPVPAPDEILIKVYASGVNPVDWVVREGGNDALRAYLTLPMTLGWDAAGVVTEVGSAVTGFQIGDAVYGEPNFPGDGSYAEYCAAKASQFARKPASLSFTEAAAVPLAGLTAWTALFEHGKLQAGQRILIQGASGGVGGFAVQFAKAKGAYVIGTASAGNLEYVRQLGADEVIDYRSQKFEELVHDLDLVLEASPLRDNAERVKAISVLKKGGTFVTVNLDYPFDDAVHAALVRQQATGELSNNQPRQEWLQEITQLIDAGQVKVVISNVYPLAQVAEAHRESQTWHVRGKLVLQIHPNDEPA, via the coding sequence ATGCAAGCGGTCAGAATTCATGCCTTTGGAGGGGCCGAGGTCCTCCAACTACAAAACGACGTGGCGCGGCCCGTGCCAGCACCCGACGAAATCCTCATTAAAGTGTATGCCAGCGGCGTCAACCCGGTGGACTGGGTGGTGCGCGAAGGCGGCAACGACGCGCTGCGGGCTTACCTGACCCTGCCGATGACCCTGGGCTGGGACGCGGCCGGCGTGGTGACGGAGGTGGGCAGCGCCGTCACCGGCTTTCAGATCGGGGATGCCGTGTACGGGGAGCCCAACTTCCCCGGCGACGGCAGCTACGCCGAGTACTGCGCGGCCAAAGCCAGCCAGTTTGCCCGTAAGCCCGCCAGCCTGAGCTTCACCGAGGCGGCGGCCGTGCCCCTGGCCGGCCTCACGGCCTGGACCGCCCTTTTTGAGCACGGTAAGCTCCAGGCGGGTCAGCGCATCCTGATTCAGGGGGCCTCGGGCGGCGTGGGCGGCTTCGCCGTGCAGTTTGCCAAGGCCAAGGGCGCCTACGTCATCGGTACCGCCTCGGCCGGCAACCTGGAGTATGTGCGGCAGCTGGGGGCCGACGAGGTGATTGACTACCGCAGCCAGAAGTTTGAAGAGCTGGTGCATGACCTGGACCTGGTGCTCGAAGCCTCCCCCCTGCGCGACAATGCCGAGCGGGTGAAAGCCATTTCCGTGCTGAAAAAAGGCGGCACTTTCGTCACCGTCAACCTCGACTACCCCTTCGACGACGCGGTGCACGCGGCCCTGGTCCGGCAGCAGGCCACGGGCGAGCTGTCGAATAACCAGCCCCGGCAGGAGTGGCTCCAGGAAATTACCCAGCTCATTGACGCGGGCCAGGTGAAGGTGGTTATCAGCAACGTGTACCCCTTGGCGCAGGTGGCCGAGGCCCACCGCGAAAGCCAGACCTGGCACGTGCGGGGCAAGCTGGTGCTGCAAATCCACCCCAACGACGAGCCGGCATGA
- a CDS encoding peptidylprolyl isomerase, translated as MKTAEIHTTHGVMKVEFFEQDAPNTVKNFTDLAQKGFYDGLKFHRVIPNFVVQGGCPNTREGAKGMPGTGGPGYKIDCELKGGNQYHDRGVLSMAHAGRNTGGSQFFIVHSRDNTAHLDRNHTVFGKVVEGLDIIDQIKANDEIKKIVVNEA; from the coding sequence ATGAAAACTGCCGAAATCCACACAACGCACGGCGTGATGAAAGTTGAGTTCTTCGAGCAAGACGCTCCCAACACGGTGAAGAACTTTACTGACCTGGCCCAGAAGGGCTTCTACGACGGGCTGAAGTTTCACCGCGTCATCCCCAACTTCGTGGTGCAGGGCGGCTGCCCCAACACCCGCGAAGGCGCCAAGGGCATGCCCGGCACCGGCGGCCCCGGCTACAAAATTGACTGCGAGCTGAAAGGCGGCAACCAGTACCACGACCGTGGCGTGCTGAGCATGGCCCACGCTGGCCGCAACACCGGCGGCTCGCAGTTTTTCATCGTGCACAGCCGCGACAACACCGCCCACCTCGACCGCAACCACACCGTGTTCGGCAAAGTGGTGGAAGGCCTGGACATCATCGACCAGATCAAAGCCAACGACGAGATTAAGAAAATCGTCGTAAACGAAGCGTAA
- a CDS encoding fasciclin domain-containing protein, whose protein sequence is MKKTLRNASFALCAAVLAAPALSSCSDNKTTEKATTETEAIATVDSAAMMTDSARMAKPEGVMVDGVAMTPDKNIIQNAVQASSVSTLVRAVSAADLGGTLSGPGPFTVFAPTNSAFIQLPKGAMAGLMKPESKEKLKGVLTYHVIAGRLVASDLKDGQELTTVNGEKVKISVKGGKIMVNNATIQIPDVISSNGVTHIVDQVLLPPAPNI, encoded by the coding sequence ATGAAAAAGACCCTGAGAAACGCCTCCTTCGCGCTGTGCGCCGCCGTGCTGGCCGCTCCCGCCCTGAGCAGCTGCTCCGACAACAAGACCACCGAAAAGGCCACCACCGAAACCGAAGCCATTGCCACCGTCGACTCGGCCGCCATGATGACCGACTCGGCCCGGATGGCCAAGCCCGAGGGCGTAATGGTGGACGGCGTGGCCATGACCCCCGACAAGAACATCATCCAGAATGCGGTCCAGGCCAGCAGCGTGAGCACCCTGGTGCGGGCCGTGTCGGCCGCCGATTTGGGTGGCACGCTCAGCGGCCCCGGTCCTTTCACGGTGTTTGCGCCCACCAACTCGGCCTTTATCCAGCTGCCCAAGGGGGCCATGGCCGGCCTGATGAAGCCCGAAAGCAAGGAAAAGCTTAAGGGCGTGCTCACCTACCACGTCATTGCCGGCCGCCTCGTGGCTTCCGACCTCAAGGACGGGCAGGAGCTGACCACCGTCAACGGCGAGAAAGTGAAAATCTCGGTGAAAGGTGGCAAAATCATGGTCAACAATGCCACTATCCAAATTCCCGACGTCATTTCCAGCAACGGCGTAACCCACATCGTGGACCAGGTGCTGCTGCCCCCGGCCCCGAATATTTAA